One region of Gemmatimonadales bacterium genomic DNA includes:
- a CDS encoding Arc family DNA-binding protein — protein MPTLTIKGMPPELYSRLKRQAEAHRRSLNGEIIVCLERGVGAGPIDAEAWLREAAVLRARL, from the coding sequence ATGCCGACCCTGACGATCAAGGGCATGCCGCCCGAGCTCTACAGCCGACTGAAGCGCCAGGCGGAAGCCCACCGCCGCAGCCTGAACGGCGAGATCATCGTATGCCTGGAGCGCGGCGTCGGTGCCGGGCCGATCGATGCCGAAGCCTGGCTGCGCGAGGCTGCGGTGCTTCGGGCCCGACTGG